The Bubalus kerabau isolate K-KA32 ecotype Philippines breed swamp buffalo chromosome 8, PCC_UOA_SB_1v2, whole genome shotgun sequence genomic sequence aggaactaaagagcctcttgattaaagtgaaagaggagagtgaaaaagctggcttaaaattcaacattcaaaaaatgaaggtcatggcatccggtcccatcacttcatagcaaatagacaaggaaacaatggaaacagtgagtgactttattttcttgggcttccaaatcactgcagatggtgactgtagtcatgaaactaaaagatgcttgctccttgaaagaaaagttatgaccaacctagacactgtattaaaaagcagtgatgttactttgtcaacaaaggtctgtctaaccaaaactatggtttttccagtagtcatgtatggatgtgagaattggacgtaaagaagtctgagtgccgaagaattgatgcttttgaactgtggtgttggagaagactcttgagaatcccttggactgcaaggagatcaaaccagcaattataaaggaaatcaatcctaaatattcattggaaggactgatgttgaagctgaagctccagtactttgaccacctgatgcaaagagccgactcattggaaaagaccctgttctgagaaagattgaaagcaggaggagaaggggacgacagaggatgagacggttggatggcatcactaactcgatggacatgagtttgagcgagctccaggagttggtggtggacagggaagcctggcatgctgcagtccatggggtcacaaagagtcagacacgactgagagactgaactgactgactgattataattaataattaaattattagaGATAAATGATATCACTGTAATTTAACTGCTTAATTCTATTGTAATTTGATTTCCTAAAACTGTATAGCATTTTATCTCAAGATGTGTGTAGATAGAAATTTTTCTTCTAGAATAATGCAATCACTTTCAAGGCGTATATAacttttttttggtatatttgaTTTGGCCTTATTATTGTTTGTTAACAGCTGTGTTGAGATATTATTACATACCATAcaatttacccatttaaaatGGTTCAGTGGTTTTGAGTCTAGAAACCTGTAACTTGATGTAAGAAGTATGAAATGAAATATGCCAGAttctaaatttctctttctttcatcctAACTTAGCCcaagtgttttttaaattccttcttGAACTTTCCTTAACCCATTTTAAAGTATTCTAAGAGTAAAGCACCCTTGAAGCCATAGAATTTTAAGGTGGCAGATAATTGCAAAGAGATATACAGTGCAAAGTAATGATAACATCTGGCACATAGTGCTTTAAGAACATTAACCAATTAATTCGCACAGCACTCCTATAAAGCAGTAAGTAGCATtatctcccagagaaggcaatggcaccccactccagtactcttgcctggaaaatcccagtgatgggggagcctggtgggctgccgtctatggggtcgctaggagtcagacacaactgagcgacttagcagcagcagcagcattatctcCACTTGCACAGTGAGAAAATGTACAGACAGAAGCTGGTTGGCTTTATTGAATCAAAGCTAGTGAGAtcttaatacaaattaaaactctTTAGTATTTAAACTTCTGAAACAGGCTCCATTTGTGATAGAAGTTTATTTGGCGGTCCTATTTTTAGGCTATATGTcttgtatatgtttatattacTTATTTTGTAAAGAATATTATTGAAatttctttgtctaaaaaatATAAGTCCCTTAATTAGTGAAATGTTTTGAGTTAAATGATTTTTCATAGCAATCATAAGATTATTGTCCTCAGAAATAGAACTGTGTGACAAATTATTTCAGTTATAATGAAATGAGACGGGGTCAAATATTAGTTTGTATTAATTTAAggatcagtttcagttcagttcagtcattcagtcgtgtccgactctgcgaccccatggactgcagcacgccaggcctccctgttcatcaccagctcccggagtttactcaaactcatgtccatcgagtcagtgatgccatccagccatctcatcctctgttgttcccttctactcctgcccccaaaccctcccagcatcagagtcttttccaatgagtcaactctttacatgaggtggccaaagtattggagtttcagctttagcatcagtccttccaaagaacacccaggactgatctcttttagaatggactggttggctctccttgcagtccaagggactcttaggagtcttctccaacaccacagttcaaaaccatcaattcttcggcactcagctttcttcacagtccaactctcacatccatacatgaccactggaaaaaccatagcctttattagatggacctttgttggcaaagtaatgtctctgcttttgaacatgctatctaggttggtcataactttccttccaaggagtaagcgtcttttaatttcatggctgcaatcaccatctgcagtgattttggagccccccaaaataaagtctgacactgcttccactgtttccccatctatttcccatgaagtgatgggaccagatgccatgatctttgttttctgaatgttgagctttaagccaactttttcactctcttctttcactttcatcaagaggctctttagctcctcttcactttctgccataagggtggtgtcatctgcatatctgaggttattgatatttctcccggcaatcttgattccagcttgtgcttcctccagcccagtgtttctcatgatgtactctgcatagaagttaaataagcagggtgatgatatatagccttgacgtactccttttcctatttggaaccagtctgttgttccatgtccagttctaactgttgcttcctgacctgcatacaggtttctcaagaggcaggtcaggtggtctggtattcccatctctttcagaattttccacagttgattgtgaatcacacagtcaaaggctttggcatagtcaataaagcagaaatagatgtttttctggaactctcttgctttttcgatgatccagcagatgttggcaatttgatctgttcctctgccttttctaaaaccagcttgaacatcaggaagttcatggttcacatattgctgaagcctgccttggagaattttgagcattactttactagcgtgtgagatgagtgcaattgtgcggtagtttgagcattctttgacattgcctttctttgggattggaatgaaaactgagcttttccagtcctgtggccactgctgagttttccaaattgctggcatattgagtgcagcactttcacagcatcatctttcaggatttgaaatagctcaactggaattccatcacctctacaagctttgttcgtagtgatgctttctaaggcccacttgacttcacattccaggaattctggctctaggtgagtgatcacaccatcgtgaatatcttggtcgtgaagatcttttttgtggcaagaatacacagaagaactgtacaaggatcagtttaatttctaaataaatacttcatataaattatctgttttataacAGTGATGAACTGtgttaaaaactatttttctctttctttgcttgTCTGATTCTTCATGCATTGTGAGGGAGATGACTGGTTGTAACAAGATATGAAACTATGAGTAGAACAAGGCCAAAGACCTTTTTGGGGACTGAGCCCTTGACCTCAGCTTTTTACATGGAGAGACTGAgctactccactccagtattcttgcctggaaaattccactggcagaggagcctagtgggccacagtccatggggcagcaaagagttggacacgactaaacgactgagcacatgtgcacgtgtgcacacacacacgtgctatTGCAAGATGATACAACTTGGCAGTTGCTCTTCAGTTAAGTTAATTATGTCATTGTGTCAcaagtttaacaaatatttatcgaGTACCTACTATATGCAGGCAGTATGCTAGATACTGGATATAAGGAGTAAAAAAGACACACTTATTGTCCTTGAAAGAAATAGATGACTATCTATAGCTAGCATGTAATTTCTAAAGCCCCTAGTTATGAATCAAAATATACAGTTTCATATATTAACCATGCCTGCATGCAtcttaaatcacttcagtcatgtctgactctctgtgactctatggactatagcccgccaggctcctctgtccatgggattctccaggcaggaatactggagtagggttatcatggccttctccaggggatcttaccaatccaGAGAGGAAACCGGAGTCTCTTAGTctccttcctgcattggcaggcagattctttaccactagcaccacctgggaagcccacattaaaccatgtttttgtttaaaaagttttCAGTGCATATTCATAGACAAAATAGCCAGACTATTCTCCAGGAATGAGCTAGTTTGTTAACTTTTCACCATTTCTCCTGTTGGTGAACCATAACTTGTGTATGCCAAAGAAATGGTGCATTTTGACAGAATAGGGGCTGGTCTAGCTTCAGTGCATTCTGTTTCCTCTTAAAATAGCATCACTAGCAGCTCTTATCCTTGACCTGATTTGGGCACTTGATAAGGCATTTGGGTCAGTTAGATGTGAGTGGACAAATTCAATGAAAAAGCAGGTTAATAAAATTAACTTGGGAAGGATCAATGGCATCATCAAATAAAGTAATTCTCTTATTCAGGTGCTCTAAAAGGAAGATTTAGACTTGGAATTAATTCAAGgctaaatttcttttttcttcagtgaAAACTGTTCTCTAAGTAAATTAAATCAGTTATAGATATTACTTGAAAGAGGATGGTAATTACAACCTTCACTAAGAGATATGCTTTTAAAAGTGCATGAAAAGTACCTGAAAAATGAGAAGTGAgtattttgagttttgttttttttttcctgatgagtttATCTGGGAGCCCTCTTTTGCTCAGAAACCCACACCACTCACCACCTCCCCTCCTGAGGCAACCTCAGGCTGGCTCTTAGGTGCAGCTAAAAGCCCCTcccttccaggaagccctcccagcCCCTAGGGCCCTCGAGAACTTAGAATTCCTCTCCCAACAGCCTATGTGTCCTGTAGGAGTCTCCTTCATCTAGGCTAATTCCTACTCCTACCAGCCCACAGGAAGGTCTTATAATATCTCACCACCCACTATATAGATACATGTGTAAAGTGAGCAGCCTCAGTGTCCCCTGCCATCAAGGGCACAGTCTTAGAAGCACCTTCTTCCCTTGTATTGTTAAGCACTGGACTGGGTGGGTTTGATTGCCCAGAGAGGGCTCTGCCttcccccaaggtcacacaaccaaGAATGGTGATGGGTAGAGGAAGGGGACCTAGATGAGCAGGCAGCCCCGCACCATCTCCTTGGAGTCCTGGGGAGCCCGGGCCTCAGCTGCGTGGGAGAACTGCTCCTCACTGCTGGGCCGGTAGGTGCCCTCTGTTTGCCTCTTCTCCCGTAGCTTCCACACCAGCAGGGCCAGATCCACAGCCAGGAGCAGGGCAGCCAGGAGAGAGAAAACCACGATGATGGCGGTGGTTGCCTCCTGTGACAGGGCTCCATTGGAACCAGGGCTGGGGCCAGAGGGTGTAGCGGTGGTGTTCACACTTGTCGAGGTCGCAGAAACTTGCCCCCCAACCCGGCCCCAGTGGGCCAGCAGCAGTGGCAGGCTGAGCGCCAGAAGCGGCTCCAGGCTCGGGCTCGCCATGGGCTGGGTGACAGGCTGGTGGCACAGGGAAGGGGCTTGTCGCGGGGGCCGCTCCTACCGCATCTCTGGCCGGGGGTACCTTGCTATTTTGagttttatatttaaggtaacaTAAAATCATATTCCAAATAATGACTTTATGGAATGAGATTTATGAGCAAAGAAACtgggcattttcttttcttcttctttaaaaactgttttcccCAGTGTGGAAACATAAGGTAGCCTACATTACTTTTGAAAATCTTGTTAACCTTGGCATTTGATGGTAACCCAGAAAAGCCCTTAAATTTGCCAAACAGTGGGCAAAGATGATTCTTTTAAACAGAACAACTTTTTAAAGAAGGATAAGGTTCAGAAGAGAAAGTAAAAGGTAGCTTTGGATTCTAAAATGCTCTGAAGATAACATGAACATTTATGAACTAGAAGACAGGTCCTCAAACTGGTTGAAAAGATACCTGAGTAACAAAAAGGGATGAATGACCTTTTATATTCACTGGTTAAACTTATCCAGATTATTTTTGAGTACAGGTTAAATCAATCTGATTGAAACTTTTTTCTTGGTTGTTTGTACTAGCCTTGGTGCAggagtgctcagtcttgtccaactctttgccaccctgtgaactgtagcccaccaggcttctctgtccatgacattctccaggcaagaaaactggagtgggcatAGCCTAATTtaattactttcattttatttaagaaagtGACCAATCCCAGAACCTACACATTAATGTAGCAATGAAGTAATGTGATCTAAGGGCACAATATTAATAGCTTGTGTTTATGTAGCTTTCTAATTACTgttcaaagtttatttttcttttccaaatgatATGTACTTATTGTACaatctttggaaaatacaaaataatataaagagggaaaaaagtacTCATTATCTTCTTACTCCCAAATAACCATTATTAGTGTTTTGGAGTACTTCCTTCTAatcaatttttttgtgtgtgagtagATATTTCTCTTTTACATATTTGTTAAATCAGATGTACAATTTGGTactcatttttgcttttaatggTACATATTAAACATATTTCATGTTGTCTATTATGACATCTTCTGAAAtaattatgatttaaaatttgtgtataatattttattgtcaaATATAATTTACTTAGCCATTCTCCTTTGTTGGATGTCTGAATTATTTAGCATTttgaattattataaataatatttgaacagtgttttcaaaattattctaTGTAAGGAATCCCCTGacagtgcagtggttaggactccatgctttcactgccaagagtcggggttcagtccctggttggggaactaagatcccaccacatggctaaaaaaaattattccatgtttacattccttttaaaaaaaattattcccgTTTTTTCCTTAGGGTTGATAACtagatccagtgattaagaaaaaattaaaaaatttaaagcccTTGATGAATAttgtcaaattattttccaaagaacgtgtagtgctcagatttcttccagCCAGGGGGTGGTtatgggtggggaggtgggagaggagagcCTCTGAGTAGGCTGTGCAAGGCTGGAAAGGATTTTTAGACGGCATGGTGTGGAAAcggaggcagggggagaaggggtgaGATAGGGTGCTCCAGATAGAGAAAGCACATGGAtgtgaggctactgtaagaggaGATATTGGATGAATAAATTTTAGTTAAGTAAACAatgattttgtggggtttttttgtttgtttgttttaaatatatgtcCTCTTCCCAGGCTCTATTAGAAagattttgttaaaaaatattgttcATTCTATCTTGTTGTTGGCTTTTAGTAAAGCACAAAGCATTAATTTGTAATggtacttttctttaaaaataaacattgtagGATTGTTTTCACCACATTTATAAGTTAACCTCCAAGCATGGTGCTAAAATATTGGGCTCATTTGGGGTACTGGATGAccgaactctgggagacagtgaggaacagggaggcctagcgtgctgcagtccatggggtcacacagagtcggacaggacttagcgactggacAGCAACAACATGACCAAACTCACATGGTTTGAAGCATTTAAAGGCTTTCTTTGAGGCAGCTGAAAGTCAATCATTAGTACCGTGTGTGCTCACAGCAGATCGTGGCCTAACAGGCGCTGTCAGGCAGCAGGGCACTTCAGCTGTTCATTTTGCTGAAGGCAGACAATTTTTACTACATCCCACAGCACAGATCGAGTACATAAAACTAGAGAGGAATGTTGATGGAAAATGTTACAAATTCTTAGAGTAACAGAGTTTTTAATACTTTGATTCAATCAGGTTGCAATATCAGATCATGGGAAAATTTAAGTGAAATGTAGATGATGATAAATGAAACAATTTTGTAAGAgtgaatgaatatatttaaaacagatgggAGTGTCTGGTGTAGTAGGCATTCAGAAACTTTTATCAACTGTATTTATGTTTTCTGATGTgcttaatatacatttaaaaattttgctgcTACTGTAATTTACTGAACtggcaaactttaaaaaaatgcagaatgAATTTTTGTAAAGCTGATAAACCTTTAatcaaatgtgttttgttttatttttgctagaatttttcttcatttatttattagtttttggTCATGcaagcagcttgcaggatcttagttctcctcccagggtttgaacccacactcttggcagtgagagtgaAAACTCCTGGGAGTGCagactggacctccagggattTCCCTATTTTTGCTAGAATTTTTAAGACACTTGTCTTATTACTTTTAGGACTATGACTCAATTATAAAATAGCAATACATACATATGAACAGAATATTAATCATAGCTCTTggagaaaattcaaaattttctatTATCTCATATAAATTTTCTGCTTAGTTTACTTAAAGCATAATGAAGACAGCAAGACCATATGGTGAATCAAACTGAAAGTATTCTGATACCCCAGGTAAATTAATTCTTCCTAGGAGAGATTGTTAGATAAATTTGTGTTAAAAGAGAAAGTTACTTCTGATAGAGTAAGAAATGATTCCCGATAAGCAGTGTATTTTGCTTTCTCTACTCAAAGAAGTGGGCTTTAAATTTAATCTACAACCCTCTGATTCTTCTTTTGCAGTGAAGAAAGTAATAATACTTGTTAATTACTAAGCACTTTTCATATGCCAGGGACTGTACTGAGGAATGTACTAAGACATGCATTGTCCATTTTATCATTACTCCAACATTATGAGGTAGATACTATTTCATTGTATTTGCTATCATCTACAAATATGGAATAGATAGAGGATTGACTCTTACATGACTTGTTCAGGGTGGAGAGGTGGAGCTGGAATACAAACCCAGCGCTGATTTTAGGTATTTGGACACTGGGATTTGCTGCCTTTCTGTGCAGATGTTCAATTTGTTagctcacaaaacagaaacacttgAAACTTTTCTCAGTCACCAGTGAGTATGCAAGTTCTGTTCTTATGTTTCTTTTGTTTGATGCTACAGAAaagtttttactttctttcactctAATTTACTGTCCTCTAAGCCAcaggatattgtcaccctgcttatttaacttatatgcagagtacatcatgagaaacactgggctggaggaagcacaagctggaatcaagattgccgggagaaatatcaataacctcagatatgcagatgacaccacccttatggcagaaagtgaagaggagctaaagagcctcttgatgaaagtgaaagaggagagtgaaaaggttggcttaaagctcaacattcagaaaacgaagatcatggcatctggtcccatcacttcatgggaaatagatggggaaacagtggaagcagtgtcagactttattttggggggctccaaaatcactgcagatggtgattgcagccatgaaattaaaagacgcttactccttggaaggaaagttatgaccaacctagatagcatattcaaaagcagagacgttattttaccagcaaaggtccatctagtcaaggctatggtttttccagtggtcatgtatggatgtgagagttggactgtgaggaaggctgagcccgaagaattgatggttttgaactgtggtgttggagaagactcttgagagtcccttggactgcaaggaaatccaaccagtccattctaaaggagatcagtcctgggtgttctttggaaggactgatgctaaagctgaaactccaatactttggccacctcatgcgaagagttgactcattggaaaagactctgatgctgggagggattgggggcaggaggagaagaggatgacagaggatgagatggctggatggcatcaccaactcaatggacatgagtttgggtgaactccgggagttgttgatggacagggaggcctggcgtgctgtgattcatgcggtcgcaaagagttggacatgactgagtgactgaactgaactgaactgaactgaagccacagGAACCAAGATTAACTAGTAAACTGGCCTTTTGAAACAATAGCCAACATTTATTGGCTGCTTACTAAGTGCGCACTTCATAATTGCTTTATAAACATACTACTTAATCATTGCAGCATCCTGAGGAAGGTATTATTATTGGCTCCCATTTTATAGAGCAGGAAACTGAAACTtagcaaaattaaataattttgcaGCAAAAGTTAAGCAACTGAAAAGTCATGCAGGTTAAGTACATAAGCAGAGGAATTGGGCTTTGAACCCAAGTGGTTTGACGGACAATCGGCTTACTTAAGTGCCTCGCTCTATTGCCTTCCTAAATCGTAAGCCTCAGGCCTGTCTCCTAGCAGGTTCAGACATCTTTTGCCCTCCCCGGTGAAGCATGCCTCATGCCTACATTCCCAGTCCAAGTGAGAAGCCTGCAAGAGTCAGACTCCCATAGAACATCTCTCTGAGCTCTATATCAGGCCTCCACATGTTGGTATGTTCTATAtagattttttgttttctcatggCTAGAACATTGACAGCTTTCACAATTCCCCTGAGGGaggacaaacttttttctgaCATGTGAGCCTCTCTGTGATTACAGATGGAGGGTGTGGATTGCATCTGTCTCAGAgtagcttctctctctctctcacttatcAGCTGAAATGCCCCAAGCACTTGCctgcttctttccttctcccactaTTTCCCAcaggttttttttaaaggtaaaatgtaGATCTTTCTGTTTCATGTCGCACCAGCTGTCTGGTTTGCCCCTCTTCAACTCCTGTCACCAACTGGAGCAAATGGAGAGGAATACATTTGCTAGAATCGGCAGTCtaccctgttggctcagtgggtaCCCTCTGCAGGGGAGACAGTGTGAGTTTTTGTAATCTTGCTACTCTCCCTGGGAGGTCTTTTAAAGGCTGGGGACTTAGGGATGTTTTGCTCTcagaccttctttttttttttttccccacctagGTTTGATCTTGCTTTCCACTGCTAAATCAGATAACAGTGACTTTTATCTGCTATGGAACTTTACAGTTTACAGacttcttttatatttaatttctcatttaacccTTACAATCCACTGGTGGTATGGTGCACACATTTGGAGATGAGAATAGAGTAGTTGAGTTTGCCAGATATCCAAAGCTCAAAATATTTTGCAATAGTATAGTGGTAGCTTTTAAGTAGTATGATCGTCTTGAGAGATGCTTTATGTCACGGAAACTCTTTGAAGCACAGAGCATTTTGGAATGTGGAGGTCAGCACAGTACCCAGGCTCtagcaggtgttcaataaattgTTGAACTGAGTTAGTCAGACATCCTCACTAACTTCTGATGTGTACTTTAGCCTCAGGCAAGCCTTTTAACCTCCTTTGCTCTTTATTCTTTATCTGCCCTGATGCTCTcagagggttgttgtgaggatcaaatgagttaaCATGTAGTTTTACAGAGCAGTACAGAAATGTAAGGAATTGACTTTATGCCACTGTTTTAAGCCTAAATTTCCCTGGCCAACACTGtactttctgtttcctttatgaatgactttctttgggatgatcTTGTCCCAGAAACTCAATGGGAAAATTTTAGTGACTGCATCctcttattaaaaagaaaagaggaaggcaaGCAgagtaaaaaagaacaaagggtTAATGGAAAGAGTAAGTTATTAGGCCAAGGAAGCAACA encodes the following:
- the LOC129658576 gene encoding protein crumbs homolog 3-like, with protein sequence MASPSLEPLLALSLPLLLAHWGRVGGQVSATSTSVNTTATPSGPSPGSNGALSQEATTAIIVVFSLLAALLLAVDLALLVWKLREKRQTEGTYRPSSEEQFSHAAEARAPQDSKEMVRGCLLI